Proteins co-encoded in one Spartobacteria bacterium genomic window:
- a CDS encoding IS21 family transposase, with amino-acid sequence MLTVETIRKIKLAHGRDEKSIGQIARDFNLSRNTVRKVLRSDATKFEYHRTVQPMPKMEGFTDWVVEQLEHDAKQPKKYRRTAKVLFEQLQGQGYEGGYDAVRRFIRRWKEEAGLKSSDAYVPLEFAPGEAFQFDWSHEQLEIGGLPMAVKVSHMRLCHSRFLFCQGFPRETMEMVFEAHSSAFDFIGGACGHGIYDNMTTAVSKVLRGKLRELNPRFEELCAHYLVEPIMCTPAAGWEKGQVENSVGLMRKRFLAGRTKFASIEELNEYLLERAVGWAKTQKHPELREKTVWEAFEAEREMLIRPPKKFDGYRLEHCRVSSTCLVHFDRNRYSVPCEVAGKVVQVKAYAGRLKVVEGGKLIAEHKREFGRDKTVYDPWHYVPLLDRKPGALRNGAPFTAWALPEAIERVREVLRRYDDWDRQFAGILTAVPSHGLGVVAEACRMALNQRTVSKDAVLSILNRQQDDEPAPVVSIPSRLELGCMPVADCGRYDRLLRGAHAAQ; translated from the coding sequence ACGGTTCAGCCCATGCCGAAGATGGAAGGGTTTACGGACTGGGTCGTTGAGCAGTTGGAGCACGACGCCAAGCAGCCCAAGAAGTACCGGCGTACGGCGAAGGTCCTGTTCGAGCAGCTTCAGGGACAGGGCTACGAGGGTGGCTACGACGCCGTGAGACGGTTCATACGGCGCTGGAAAGAGGAAGCGGGCCTCAAGTCGTCGGATGCCTACGTGCCTCTGGAATTCGCGCCAGGCGAGGCTTTCCAGTTCGACTGGAGCCATGAGCAACTGGAGATTGGCGGATTGCCCATGGCCGTCAAGGTGTCACACATGCGCCTGTGCCATAGCCGCTTTCTCTTCTGTCAGGGTTTTCCCCGCGAGACCATGGAGATGGTCTTCGAGGCCCACAGTAGTGCCTTCGATTTCATTGGCGGCGCATGCGGCCACGGCATCTACGACAACATGACCACCGCCGTGTCGAAAGTGCTGCGCGGCAAACTCCGGGAACTCAACCCGCGCTTCGAAGAGTTGTGCGCCCATTACCTGGTCGAGCCGATCATGTGTACGCCTGCGGCCGGCTGGGAAAAGGGACAGGTAGAAAATTCGGTCGGGCTCATGCGCAAACGCTTTCTGGCGGGTCGCACGAAGTTCGCCAGCATCGAGGAACTCAACGAATACCTGCTTGAGCGGGCCGTGGGGTGGGCCAAGACCCAAAAGCATCCGGAACTGCGTGAGAAGACGGTTTGGGAAGCCTTTGAAGCAGAGCGTGAGATGTTGATCCGGCCTCCCAAGAAGTTCGACGGGTACCGCCTGGAGCATTGCCGGGTGTCTTCGACCTGTCTGGTGCACTTCGATCGCAACCGCTACAGCGTGCCTTGCGAGGTGGCCGGAAAGGTCGTGCAGGTCAAGGCTTACGCGGGAAGGCTCAAGGTCGTGGAAGGCGGCAAGCTGATCGCCGAGCACAAGCGGGAGTTTGGTCGCGACAAGACCGTCTACGATCCCTGGCACTATGTCCCTCTGCTTGACCGCAAGCCAGGGGCGCTGCGCAACGGTGCCCCGTTTACGGCGTGGGCACTGCCCGAGGCCATCGAGCGGGTTCGCGAGGTCTTGCGACGTTACGACGACTGGGACCGTCAGTTCGCCGGGATTCTTACAGCCGTCCCCAGTCATGGCCTCGGAGTCGTCGCAGAAGCCTGCCGAATGGCGCTGAACCAGCGCACCGTGAGCAAGGATGCTGTTCTGAGCATCCTCAACCGTCAGCAGGATGATGAGCCTGCACCGGTGGTCAGCATCCCCTCGCGCCTGGAGCTCGGATGTATGCCTGTTGCCGACTGCGGTCGCTACGACCGTCTCCTGCGAGGGGCACATGCTGCGCAATGA
- a CDS encoding ATPase yields MLRNDVLGMLKELGLNGAHSAYDELLEQGRRTGSTPEKILLALLRAEKAERHMR; encoded by the coding sequence ATGCTGCGCAATGACGTGTTGGGCATGCTCAAGGAACTGGGTCTGAACGGGGCTCACAGCGCTTATGACGAACTGCTTGAGCAAGGACGCAGAACCGGCTCGACGCCAGAGAAGATCCTGCTCGCGCTGCTCCGGGCGGAGAAGGCCGAGCGTCACATGCGC